A stretch of DNA from Halobaculum sp. XH14:
CCCGCTCGCGTACTGGCTCGCGCGCGCCGAGACGCGCTGGACGACCGCCGTCCTCGCCGCCGCCGTGCTCCCGCTGGTGCTCCCGCCGACCGTCGGCGGGGTCGTGTTGCTCACCGTGTTCGGCCCCGACACGCCCATCGGCGGGGCGGCCGCCGCCGCGGGCCTCCCGCTCACCCGGTCGCTCGCGGGCGTGGTGCTCGCCCAGACGTTCGTCGCGTCGCCGTTCGTCGTCGTGACGGCCAAGGCGGCCTTCGAGAGCGTCGACCGGACGCTCGAACACGCCTCGCGCTCGCTGGGCAAGAGCCGCTGGCGGACCGCCCGCCACGTGACGCTGCCGCTCGCCGGACCGGGGATCCTCGCCGGGATGACGCTCGCGTTCGCGCGGGCGATGGGCGAGTTCGGCGCGACGATGATGGTGGCGTACTACCCGCGGACGATGCCGGTCGAGATCTGGGTGTCGTTCCAGGCGCTCGGGCTCGAGCGCGCCTACCCGGTGGCGATACTGCTGGTCGTGATCGCCGTCGGGGCGCTCCTGCTCTTCAACACCGTCGCGTCGAACCCCTGGGCATGACGCTCGAACTGTCCCGACTGTCGAAGACGTACGGCGGGTTCTCGTTCGGCCCCGTCGACCTGACCGTCGAGACCGAGGTTCTGGCGGTGCTGGGGCCCTCGGGCAGCGGCAAGACGACGCTCCTCTCGGCGGTCGCGGGGATCGCCGATCCCGATTCGGGGTCGATCCGGCTCGACGGGCGGGAGCTGGTCGGCCGGTCGCCCGAGGACCGACGCGTCGGGATGGTGTTCCAGGAGGGGGCGCTGTTCCCGCACATGACCGCCCGGGAGAACGTCGAGTACGCGGCCGTCTCCGCCGACCGCGTCGACGAACTCGCGGCGGTGCTCGAACTGGACGGGGTCCTCGACCGGCCGCCCGCGACGCTCTCTGGCGGCGAGCGCCAGCGGGTCGCGCTCGCACGAACGCTGGCCGCGGACCCGGACGCGCTGCTGCTCGACGAACCGCTGTCGAGCCTCGACGCCCCGATCCGGAAGCGCCTCCGCGACGAACTCCACGGCCTGTTCGAGTCGCTCGACGTCCCGATCCTCTACGTCACGCACGACCAGCGGACCGCGACGGCGCTGGGCGACCGGATCGCCATCGTTCGGGACGGCAGCATCGAACAGATCGGGTCGCCCTCGCGGGTGCTCGACCGGCCCGCCAGCCGGTTCGTCGCGCGCTTTACCGGCACCGAGAACGTCCTCGAGGGCAGGGTGACCGAGCGGACCGGGGACGGCGCGTCGGTCCGGGTCGGCGACGTTCCGTTCCGGACCGGCGCGTCGGACTCCAGTATCGCTCCCGACGCGCCAGTCACGGTCTGTATCCACCCGGCGCGGGTCGAGCTCCGGGCCCCCGACGGAGCCGGCGAAGCCGAGGCGGCGAGCGCCGTCGCCGGGACCGTCGACCGCTGGGTGAACGAGGGGAACGAGTACCGGGTCGACGTCGACGCGGGGTCGTTTACGATCACCGCGAGCGTTCGCCCGCCGACGTTCGAGCGACTGGGGATCGACGCCGGCGCCGAACTCCGGGTGCTGATTCCCCGGGAGTCGAT
This window harbors:
- a CDS encoding molybdate ABC transporter permease subunit, with translation MATRTTHRGWLRSLDWLSMALALGGLLLVYYLAPMASLFLSASPAEVLGGLSDPTVRSAATTSLLSASITTALATVLGLPLAYWLARAETRWTTAVLAAAVLPLVLPPTVGGVVLLTVFGPDTPIGGAAAAAGLPLTRSLAGVVLAQTFVASPFVVVTAKAAFESVDRTLEHASRSLGKSRWRTARHVTLPLAGPGILAGMTLAFARAMGEFGATMMVAYYPRTMPVEIWVSFQALGLERAYPVAILLVVIAVGALLLFNTVASNPWA
- a CDS encoding ABC transporter ATP-binding protein → MTLELSRLSKTYGGFSFGPVDLTVETEVLAVLGPSGSGKTTLLSAVAGIADPDSGSIRLDGRELVGRSPEDRRVGMVFQEGALFPHMTARENVEYAAVSADRVDELAAVLELDGVLDRPPATLSGGERQRVALARTLAADPDALLLDEPLSSLDAPIRKRLRDELHGLFESLDVPILYVTHDQRTATALGDRIAIVRDGSIEQIGSPSRVLDRPASRFVARFTGTENVLEGRVTERTGDGASVRVGDVPFRTGASDSSIAPDAPVTVCIHPARVELRAPDGAGEAEAASAVAGTVDRWVNEGNEYRVDVDAGSFTITASVRPPTFERLGIDAGAELRVLIPRESIHLIPEQGSPR